The following nucleotide sequence is from bacterium.
GCCGGTAAGATACCTATGTTAGGTGTTTGTCTTGGACATCAGTGTATGGGATATGTCTTTGGTGGAGAAATCGTTCGAGCAGATAGACTTATGCATGGTAAAACATCCTTGATCTATCACAATGGCAAAAGGATATACGAGGGTATTGAAAACCCATTTGTCGCTACCCGTTACCACTCCTTAATAATCAAAAAGGATACTTTTCCAGATTGCTTAGAAATAACTGCCTGGACACAAGAAGAAGAGATAATGGGTATCCGACATAAAGAATATGATGTCGAAGGAATACAATTTCACCCCGAATCTATATTAACTAAAGTTGGAAAAGACATATTAAGGAAATGGGTAAAAATAGCAAGTAAA
It contains:
- a CDS encoding aminodeoxychorismate/anthranilate synthase component II codes for the protein MILIIDNYDSFTYNLVQYLGEIGLSGDNIADKLTVYRNDKITIDMIYKLSPEAILISPGPCTPLQAGISNEIIKEFAGKIPMLGVCLGHQCMGYVFGGEIVRADRLMHGKTSLIYHNGKRIYEGIENPFVATRYHSLIIKKDTFPDCLEITAWTQEEEIMGIRHKEYDVEGIQFHPESILTKVGKDILRKWVKIASKIAGVDTIQNSGIKKIKKNS